In Musa acuminata AAA Group cultivar baxijiao chromosome BXJ3-9, Cavendish_Baxijiao_AAA, whole genome shotgun sequence, a single genomic region encodes these proteins:
- the LOC103973569 gene encoding LOW QUALITY PROTEIN: probable cellulose synthase A catalytic subunit 8 [UDP-forming] (The sequence of the model RefSeq protein was modified relative to this genomic sequence to represent the inferred CDS: substituted 1 base at 1 genomic stop codon), whose product MEVDGEKGKPGKHSGGQVCQICGDGVGTTVDGDIFVACDVCGFPVCRPCYEYERKDGNQSCPQCKTKYKRHRGSPPVRGEEGDDGDADDVSDFNYPTGNQDQKPKITERMLGWHMSHEQGEDIGPPKYDSGEIPRNHIPLLTHSQGLSGELPMTSPDHMMSPGGGGKRVHPLPFRSPNTSREFGNVAWKERVDGWKMKQEKNVAPMTNGTSHAPSEGRGGGDIDATTDYNMDDALLNDEARQPLSRKVPISSSRINPYRMVIVLRLVILCIFLHYRITNPVHNAYALWLLSVICEIWFAISWILDQFPKWFPVNRETYLDRLAIRYDREGEPSELAAVDIFVSTVDPLKEPPLVTANTVLSILAVDYPVDKVSCYVSDDGAAMLTFEALSETSEFARKWVPFCKKYSIEPRAPEWYFSQKIDYLKDKVQPTFVKDRRAMKREYEEFKICINGLVAKAQKVPDEGWIMQDGTPWPGNNTRDHPGMIQVFLGHSGGLDTEGNELPRLVYVSREKRPGFQHHKKAGAMNALVRVSAVLTNGPFMLNLDCDHYINNSKALREAMCFLMDPNLGRQICYVQFPQRFDGIDRNDRYANRNTVFFDINLRGLDGIXGPVYVGTGCVFNRTALYGYEPPIKNKQKKKGFFSLWSGGSHKKNSKSSKKSSEKKKSSKHVDNTVPIFNLEDIEEGVEGAGFDDEKSLLMSQMSLEKRFGQSAVFVASTLMENGGVPQSATPESLLKEAIHVISCGYEDKTEWGSEIGWIYGSVTEDILTGFKMHARGWKSIYCMPKRPAFKGSAPINLSDRLNQVLRWALGSVEILFSRHCPIWYGYGGRLKFLERFAYINTTIYPLTSLPLLLYCTLPAICLLTGKFIIPQISNIASIWFISLFLSIFATGILEMRWSGVGIDEWWRNEQFWVIGGVSSHLFAVFQGLLKVLAGIDTNFTVTSKASDEDGDFAELYMFKWTTLLIPPTTLLIVNLVGVVAGISYAINSGYQSWGPLFGKLFFAFWVIVHLYPFLKGLMGRQNRTPTIVVVWSILLASIFSLLWVRVDPFTTRVTGPDVQQCGINC is encoded by the exons AAACCTGGGAAGCACTCCGGCGGTCAGGTGTGCCAGATCTGTGGCGATGGTGTCGGCACGACGGTGGACGGTGATATATTTGTCGCCTGTGACGTTTGTGGGTTTCCCGTCTGCAGGCCGTGCTATGAGTACGAGAGGAAGGATGGGAACCAGTCTTGTCCCCAGTGCAAGACCAAGTACAAGAGACACAGAG GAAGCCCACCTGTTCGTGGAGAGGAAGGGGATGATGGAGATGCTGATGACGTGAGTGACTTCAATTATCCAACTGGTAATCAGGATCAGAAACCAAAGATTACTGAGCGCATGCTGGGTTGGCACATGAGCCACGAACAAGGGGAAGACATTGGTCCTCCAAAATATGACAGCGGGGAGATTCCTCGGAATCACATCCCCTTACTCACTCATAGCCAGGGG CTCTCAGGGGAACTGCCTATGACATCGCCTGATCATATGATGTCCCCAGGAGGAGGTGGAAAGCGTGTGCATCCACTGCCTTTCCGGTCAC CTAACACATCCAGAGAATTTGGCAATGTTGCCTGGAAAGAGAGAGTTGATGGATGGAAGATGAAGCAGGAGAAAAATGTAGCACCAATGACTAATGGTACTAGTCATGCCCCTTCTGAAGGAAGGGGAGGTGGTGATATTGATGCAACAACTGATTATAATATGGATGATGCTTTACT GAATGATGAAGCCCGTCAGCCTCTTTCTAGGAAAGTACCTATTTCATCTTCCAGGATAAACCCATACAGGATGGTCATTGTATTACGACTTGTGATCCTATGTATTTTTCTCCACTATCGTATCACCAATCCTGTTCACAATGCGTATGCCTTATGGTTGTTGTCTGTAATATGTGAGATATGGTTTGCTATATCATGGATTTTGGATCAGTTTCCCAAATGGTTTCCTGTGAATCGTGAAACTTATCTTGACAGACTGGCAATAAG ATACGATAGAGAAGGTGAACCATCTGAGCTGGCTGCTGTTGACATTTTCGTTAGTACTGTTGATCCTTTGAAAGAGCCTCCTCTTGTCACAGCCAACACCGTGTTATCAATTCTTGCTGTTGATTACCCTGTCGACAAGGTTTCTTGCTATGTCTCTGATGATGGTGCTGCTATGCTGACATTTGAAGCACTATCTGAAACATCAGAGTTTGCTAGAAAAtgggttcctttctgcaaaaaatACAGTATCGAGCCCCGAGCTCCTGAATGGTACTTCTCACAGAAGATTGATTACCTCAAGGATAAGGTTCAacctacatttgtgaaagatcgcAGGGCAATGAAG AGAGAATATGAAGAATTTAAAATTTGCATTAATGGCCTTGTTGCAAAGGCACAGAAAGTTCCAGATGAGGGATGGATCATGCAAGATGGCACACCGTGGCCTGGGAATAACACCAGAGATCATCCTGGAATGATCCAG GTTTTCTTGGGTCATAGTGGAGGGCTTGATACTGAGGGTAATGAACTGCCACGATTAGTTTATGTATCTCGTGAGAAACGTCCAGGTTTCCAACATCACAAGAAGGCTGGTGCTATGAATGCTCTT GTACGTGTGTCAGCAGTCCTTACCAATGGGCCCTTCATGTTGAATCTTGATTGTGATCACTACATAAACAACAGCAAGGCTTTGAGGGAGGCAATGTGCTTTCTTATGGATCCAAATCTTGGAAGGCAAATTTGTTATGTGCAGTTTCCGCAGAGGTTTGATGGTATTGATAGGAATGATCGATATGCCAACCGTAACACAGTGTTTTTCGAT ATCAACTTAAGAGGCCTAGATGGTATCTAAGGTCCCGTTTATGTGGGTACAGGATGTGTTTTCAACCGAACTGCACTGTATGGTTATGAACCTCCAATCAAGAACAAGCAAAAAAAGAAGGGCTTCTTCTCTCTCTGGTCCGGTGGCTCACATAAAAAGAACTCTAAATCAAGCAAGAAAAGTTCAGAAAAGAAAAAGTCAAGCAAGCATGTGGATAACACTGTCCCAATATTTAATTTAGAAGATATAGAAGAGGGCGTTGAAG GTGCTGGATTTGATGATGAGAAGTCATTGCTCATGTCACAAATGAGCCTGGAGAAAAGGTTTGGCCAATCAGCTGTCTTTGTTGCCTCAACATTAATGGAAAATGGTGGTGTTCCTCAATCTGCAACTCCTGAGTCTCTTTTGAAAGAAGCCATCCATGTCATCAGCTGTGGCTATGAGGACAAGACAGAGTGGGGAAGTGAG ATAGGGTGGATTTATGGTTCTGTGACAGAAGATATTCTCACCGGATTCAAGATGCATGCCCGTGGTTGGAAATCAATCTACTGCATGCCTAAGCGTCCAGCATTCAAAGGGTCTGCTCCTATCAATCTTTCAGATCGTCTGAACCAAGTGCTTCGATGGGCCTTGGGATCTGTTGAGATTCTCTTTAGCCGTCACTGCCCAATATGGTATGGTTATGGAGGACGATTGAAGTTCTTGGAAAGATTTGCATACATCAACACCACCATTTACCCGCTCACTTCACTTCCCCTCCTGTTATACTGCACACTGCCGGCCATCTGTTTACTTACAGGAAAATTCATTATTCCCCAG aTTAGCAACATTGCAAGTATCTGGTTcatctctctcttcctttccATTTTCGCTACTGGCATTCTGGAAATGAGGTGGAGTGGTGTTGGGATTGATGAATGGTGGAGGAATGAACAATTTTGGGTCATCGGTGGCGTCTCATCCCATCTCTTTGCAGTTTTCCAAGGTCTACTGAAAGTTCTTGCTGGTATTGACACAAACTTCACTGTTACTTCCAAAGCGTCTGATGAAGACGGTGACTTTGCCGAGCTCTACATGTTCAAGTGGACTACTCTTTTGATACCACCAACCACACTTCTCATTGTAAATCTGGTTGGTGTGGTTGCTGGAATCTCCTATGCCATTAACAGTGGATACCAGTCATGGGGTCCGCTGTTTGGGAAGCTCTTCTTTGCTTTCTGGGTGATTGTTCACCTGTACCCCTTcctcaagggtctgatggggagacAGAACCGTACGCCTACAATCGTCGTGGTGTGGTCCATTCTACTTGCTTCAATCTTTTCCTTGTTATGGGTCCGAGTTGATCCTTTCACTACTAGAGTAACCGGACCAGACGTACAGCAATGTGGTATCAATTGCTAG
- the LOC135649963 gene encoding small ribosomal subunit protein uS5y/uS5u/uS5v-like — MAERGGDRGGFGRGFGRGRGDRGRGRGDRGRGRRGGRREEEEKWVPVTKLGRLVKEGKITSLEQIYLHSLPVKEHQIIDTLLGGRLKDEVMKIMPVQKQTRAGQRTRFKAFVVVGDTDGHVGLGVKCAKEVATAIRGAIILAKLSVIPVRRGYWGNKIGKPHTVPCKVTGKCGSVTVRMVPAPRGAGIVAARVPKKVLQFAGIEDVFTSSRGSTKTLGNFVKATFECLMKTYGFLTPDFWMETRFSKSPFQEYTDLLAKPTKAIILENTERVE; from the exons ATGGCAGAGCGCGGTGGAGATCGTGGTGGCTTTGGGCGTGGGTTTGGCCGCGGTCGAGGTGACCGTGGCCGTGGCCGTGGCGACCGAGGCCGTGGGCGTCGCGGCGGCCGacgcgaggaggaggagaagtgggTGCCCGTCACCAAGCTCGGTCGCCTCGTCAAGGAGGGCAAGATCACCAGCCTCGAGCAGATCTACCTACACTCCCTCCCCGTGAAGGAGCACCAGATCATCGACACCCTCCTCGGTGGACGCCTTAAGGATGAGGTCATGAAGATCATGCCTGTCCAGAAGCAGACCCGCGCCGGCCAGCGCACCCGCTTCAAGGCCTTCGTCGTCGTCGGCGACACTGATGGCCACGTGGGCCTCGGCGTCAAGTGCGCCAAGGAGGTCGCCACCGCAATCCGCGGCGCCATCATCCTGGCCAAGCTATCGGTTATCCCCGTCAGGAGAGGTTACTGGGGGAACAAGATCGGCAAGCCCCACACCGTGCCCTGCAAGGTCACGGGGAAGTGCGGGTCGGTCACTGTCCGCATGGTGCCCGCACCAAGGGGGGCGGGGATCGTTGCTGCCCGTGTGCCGAAGAAGGTGCTCCAATTTGCTGGGATAGAGGACGTGTTCACCTCGTCCCGTGGCTCCACCAAGACTCTGGGAAACTTTGTCAAG GCTACATTTGAGTGTCTCATGAAGACATATGGCTTCCTGACACCGGATTTCTGGATGGAGACTCGTTTCAGCAAATCTCCCTTCCAGGAGTACACAGACTTGCTTGCAAAGCCAACCAAGGCAATAATTCTGGAGAACACCGAGAGGGTTGAATGA